DNA from Rhodothermales bacterium:
CCGGCATCACGTGAACCCGGTCGTTCGCGACGCCGATGTCGCGGAGATACCCGAGCGACTGCTCGTCCCGGAGCAGCACCAGCTGCGCGTCGTCGAACACGGCGCGGAGCTTCTTCCGGTGCGCCGGCCGGTTGAATGGCCCGAGCGACTGGGTGTAGAACACGAGGGGCTTGCGCAGCAGGCGTGCGATCGTGAACTCGAAGAGGCGCGGGGCGAGGCTGTAGTGCTCCACCAGGTACGTGCCACCGGTGCTGACGATGAGGTCGGCGCCGGCATAGGCCTCGAACGCGGCCCGCTGCCGACGGGTCAGGAGCAGCCGCGCCAGGCGCGGCCGGCCGCCGGCGTGAAGCCGCGCCGCCGCGTAGGCCCGGGGCCGGGCCAGATGCCACATCGCGAACCGGATGACGCCCCAGATGCGGCGCAACCATCCGTCTCGCGCCGGCATCAGGAAGGCGTTGACGAGCGCCTCGCGCACGATAAATTCCGGATAGAGCGCCGCCGCGGCGTCCGGCCTGGCCTCGCAAATTTCGATGTGCGCATCCGCGCCGAAGGCGGTTCGCAACTGACGGACGATGGCGATCAGGATCGCCGCGTCGCCGCCGTTCAGCAGGACGGTATTGGTGACCAGGATCTTCATGCCCCTTCGATCAATTCCTCAAAAGCCGCCATCATCCGAGCCTCCCGGTGGCTGCGCTGGAAGTGCTGTTCGATCTGCCGGCGCGCCGCGGCGCGCATCCCGTCGTCGGCCGCCAGCGCGCTCCGTATTGCCCCTGCCACGGCGCCGGCATCGGGCGCATCGACGAGGAAGCCGGCCGGCCCGACGGCCGCGGGATTCCCGAACACGCGGCTCGCGACGGGGATGCAGCCGCAGAGCATGGCCTCGCACAGGACGTTGGGCATGCCTTCGGCGCGGGAAAGCTGGAGGTAGACGGCCGTTTGCTGATAGATGTGGACCAGGGCTTCGCGGGGGATCTGGCCCTCGACCGTCACGTTGGCCGGCGCCCGAAGCCCATCGCGGATGAACGCCTGCATCGCGTCGGAGGCCCCGATCACCCGGAACGGGATGTCGGGCATGGCGCGCGCCGCATCCACGACCAGATCGATGCCCTTTCGCCGCAGCGTCTGCTCGCTGTCGATGAGGCCCACCGTCGTCACGGAGGGCGTACGCCGGCTCGGGCCGATGGGCCACCGCTCGGGCACGTAGCCGGTGGGCATGAACCGGTGCGGCGTTCGCACGTCCGGCGCTTGGGCGCAGACGCCGAAACTCCGCGTTTCAGGGTAGGCGCTGAACCGGTTTTCGGAACAGATGAGCGCCTCCGCCACGGGCAGCAGCATCGAGGCGTTCCGCAGCACGTACCGGGCCAGCGGGGCCCGCCACAGGCTCTGATAGACGCCGTAGCCCAGTTCGGGCAGATGGATCGCATCGTAGCCGCCGAGCGACACGGCGACGGGGACGGCGTGCCGGAGCCCTGCCAGGACGGGGTTCGCCATGTGATAGTCGGCGAACCAGCCGAAAACGAGGTCGGCGCCCGGCATCTCGCGCGCGAGCCACTGACGCTGCTCGCGCCACAACCTCCGAAACCCCCGCCACGTACGGGCGCGCTCCACATCGAAATGAAAAGGGACGAGATCGACGCGCCGGCCCAGCATCTCCAGATCGTCGCGCACGAACGAAGTCGGGCTCAGATAAACAAATAGAACGCGATATGTCCTCATCGAACCGGGTTGCCGCCTTCATTGGGGCATAGAATACGCCCGTTGAGGGGATTTGTATCAGCGGGGCTAGTCGTTTCTATGTTTTTTTTTATTATTGAGCGTCTAAACCCACTCGGATCCTGAATATGCACACCCCTATGCGTGAGACGCGACTCCTTGCCGGCGCTGGTCGGACAGCCATGCTGGTCGTACTGGTACTGATTGCGCTCGCAACATCCGCCCTCAGCCCGTCGCCTGCGGCGTCGCCGGCCGGGCTCGTTCAGGAAGCCGACGCCGGCCCCGAATCGCCCACCCCGCTGGTGTCGCGCCTGCTCGACATCGACCCGGACAACCCGTCCGACTGGATCGTTTTCTTCGGCCGGTTTCACCCGCTCGTCGTCCACCTCCCCATCGGCCTGCTCCTGCTCGCGTTTCTGATGGAGTACCTCTCCCGCGGCAAGCGCTTCGCCGAACTGAAGCCGGCCGTGTCGTTCACGCTATTCCTGGGTGCCCTGAGCGCCGTCGGCGCCGTGTGCGCGGGCCTGCTGCTCGCGGCGAGCGGCGACTACGGCGGGGACGACATCTGGTGGCACAAATGGCTCGGCATCGGGGTGGCCGCGCTGGCCGTCGTCGCCTATATCTTCAAGCGGAAGACGCTCGCGCCCACGCCGGCGCCGCGCTCCCGCACGGTCTACGGCGCCTCGCTCTTCGCCGCCGTCCTCCTTCTGACCGCGGCGAGCCATTTCGGCGGCACACTCACGCACGGCGAAGGCTACCTCACCAGCTACATGCCGGAGCCCTTCCGGTCCATCGCCGGCATCCCGCCCCGCGACCAGGCCGAGGCGGAGATCGTGATCGAAAACCTGGAAGAGGCCGCGGTTTATCCGGACATCATCCACCCCATCCTCGATGCCCGGTGCGTGAGCTGCCACAATCCCCGAAAGATCAAGGGCGAACTGCTCCTCGAGACGCCGGAAAACATCATGAAGGGGGGTGAGAACGGCGCCATCCTCGCCGCCGGCGACGCCGCCGGCAGCGAGCTGTTCCGGCGCATCACGCTCGACGAAAACCACGACGACCACATGCCCCCCAGCGGGCGGCGGCCCCTCACCGACGACCAGATCGACCTCATCGGGTGGTGGATCGACAGCGGCGCTTCGTTCGACCACAAGGTCGCGCAGGTCGAGGTGCCGGCGAAGATCCAGACCATCCTCGACCGCCTCACCGAGAAGAAGGATGAATCGCTCGCGATCCAGGTCCCGCCGGCCGATGCCGACGCCCTCGCGAAGCTGGCCGAACTCGGCGTCCTGGCGATGCCGCTATCCGTCGAAACCAACCTCCTGCAGATCCAGGCCATCAACGTCCGCGACGCGTTCGGCGACGAGCAGATGGACCTGCTGCGCCCCATCGCCGAACAGATCGCGTGGCTGAACCTCGGCAACACGAAGGTGACGGACGCCGGCCTCGCCACCGTCGAATCCTTCGTCAACCTGTCGCGGCTCCATCTGGAAAAGACGGCCGTCACCGACGCCGGCCTCGCGCACCTGTCCGGGCTCCAGTACCTGAGCTACCTGAACCTCTACGGCACGGGGGTGACGGACGCCGGCCTGACCCACCTCGAACCGCTCAAAAACCTCAAGGCGCTCTACCTCTGGCAATCCGGGGTCACCGCCGAAGGCGCGGACCGGCTACGCGCGGCGCTGCCCGGGATCGACATCAACATGGGCTGGGAGCTGTCGACGCCCGAGGCCGAGACCCCGCCGCCGACGTCCACCGACTGATCATCCCCGCAGCAGGTCGCCGATATGGCGGGCCACGGCGTTGGATGCCGATTCGGTCGGCCCCGCGAAGAAAGCGTGACGCGGGGCCTTGCCGGCGTCGGTGATCCCCTGGTAGGCCTCCCGGATGGCGGCCGGATCGGACCCGACGAGCTGATTCCATCCGCCGGCGAGGGTCTCCGTCCATTCGGTCTCGCGCCGCAGCGTCACGCACGGGACTTGCAGCCAGAAGGCTTCCTTCTGGAGGCCGCCAGAGTCGGTAAACACGGCCTGCGCGTGCGAGAGCAGCTTGAGCATGGCCAGATAGCCGAGCGGATCGATCATCAGGACGGTCTCCGGGGGCACAAAATCGCCCAGGCGGGCCCGCGTCCGCGGATGCAGCGGCATCACGACCGGCACCCCGAGCCGCCCGAGGCCGGCAAAGATCCGTTTCAGCGTGGGCGCGTCGTCCGTATTCTCCGCCCGGTGCACGGTCGCCACGACATACTCGCCCGGCGCAAACGGGATGAGGCGCTCCAGGTCCACGCGCTCGTCCGCCCGGGCCGCAAAATGCCGGGTCGCGTCGTACATCACATCCCCGGTGAGGTGCACCCCCTCCACCATGCCCTCGCTGGCCAGATGCCGCACGGCATTTTCGGTGGGGCAACACAGCAGCGTGGAAAGCCGATCCGTCACGATGCGGTTGATCTCCTCGGGCATGGCGCGGTTGAACGACCGCAAGCCGGCTTCGACATGGACGATCGGGTGCCCGAGTTTCGCGGCGACGATCGCGCCGGCCAGCGTGGTATTCGTATCGCCGTACACCTGGATGGCAAGCGGGCCCCGGAACGAGCGCAGCACCTCTTCGAGCCGCTCCATGATGCGCCCCGTCTGCGCCGCATGCGATCCGGACCCGACCCCGAGGTCGTAGTCGGGCCGCGGCACGTCCAGCTCCTCGAAAAACACCTGGCTCATGGCGGCGTCGTAGTGCTGCCCGGAATGGATGACGCGCTCGGCGATGCCGGCCCGCGCAAGGGCGCGACTGACCATCGCCGCCTTCACGAACTGCGGGCGCGCCCCGACTACGGTCACCAGTCGACGATGTGGCATGGAGGATGGGGTTACAGTCGTTAGCGGGGCATGGAAAGGCGGGTCAGCAGGTCGGCCAGCTCGCCGGCCTGGGCGCGCCGGCTGTAACGCGCCGCCGCCTCCGCCGTGGCGCCGCGCGCCGGCGTCCCGTCTCGCCAGGCAGCGACCCAGCGCTGTAGACTAGTCGTCACGCCGGCGACGTCCTCGTAGTCGCACGCCGCGCCGGCGCCGGCGTCCAGGACGATTTGCGCCGTCTCGCCGTCCGGCGGCCCCAGCACCAGCACCGGACGCTGCGACGCCAGATACTCAAACACCTTGCCCGGAATGATGTCGTTGGCGGCGCGCACGCGGTTTACGGCCAGCAGCAGGACCTGCGACGACACCACGTGCCGGACGGCCTCGCGATGCGGCATGTAGGGCAGATAAACGACCTGCCCATCCAAGCCAAGCCGGCTCACCTCCTCCCGGACGCGCGCGTCCACGTTGCCGACGAGCCGGACTTCCACGTCAGGATTCTGCAGCGCCGCGAGCGCCCGCCACAACGCATGCGGGTTGCGGTCGGCGTTCATGTTGCCGACATGCGTGATGACGAACCGACCGGTGTCGGGAAACGGCTCCTGATCGAAGTCGGCCTCGTCGTAGCCGTTGTAGATGTTGACGCACGGCGTCGCCGTCCGCGCCGCGAAGGCGCGCTGGACGGCGGGGCTCACCGTGACGACGCACTGCGCCTCGTCCAGCACCGATTGTTCGAGCGCGCGGTTGCGCCGGCTCGCCCAGGCCGACATCGGCAGCGCGTCGAGGTAGTCGATGTCGGTCCACGGGTCGCGGAAGTCGGCCACCCACGGGATGCCGAAACGCCGATGCAGCGCGCGGCCGATGAGGTGCGTCGAGTGCGGCGGGCCCGTCGTCAGCAGCACATCCGGGCGGTGCGCCGCGATCGCGGCGGCGCCGGCGCGCGTGGCGTAGGGCACCCACCCCACCCGGGCGTCGGGGATGAACAGGTTGGCGCGCACCCAGCGGGCGAGCCGCTCCACCCTGCCGGGCGGCTTGTCGGACAGGAAGCCCACCGTCACGGCATCCGATTTCGACTTGCCGCTCAACGCCCCGTACCAGGAATACGGATCCCACGCCCCGGTACGGATCACGTCGATGCTGGCCGGCACCTCGCCGGCCATCGCGGGGTCCAGATCCGGATAGGCGGCGGACTCCGGAGCGACGGTGAGCACCCGCGGCGACCAGCCGCTTGCCGGGAGATACTTGACGAATTTGAGCGTCCGCTGCACCCCCGACCCGCCGGAAGGGGGGAAATAATAGGCGATGTAAAGGACGCTCCGCACGCGCATCAACGCCTGGTCCGTACGTACCCCAGCCCGAGCAGCGCCAGCACGCCGCCATAGGTCAGCAGCGTCGCGATGAGCGACAGCGTGTACCCCAGCCGCACGCTGGAGGGATCGAAGCGCATCTCGACGGTATGCGCCCCCGCCGGCACGACGACGCCCCGGATGAGATAATCCACCTTCTCGATGGGCGCCTCGACCCCGTCGATCGTGGCCGTCCATCCGGCCGGGTAATAGACCTCGCTGACGACGAGCAAACGCGGGGCGTCCGTCTCGACCGACCACCGGATCTCCCGGGGCGAAAATACCTCGAGGTCGACACGCGCCACGGCGTTCGAGTCAATCGGTGCCGGCGCGAGATCCAGCGGCGTCTCCACGATGGCCGTCTTTCCCACATCGAACGACGCGCTCCGCAGCCGATCCCAGATCTGCTGGTAATCCTGCATCACCTCCACCTCGCCGACGAAATGCGCGCGCGGCTCGACATCCACCTTCTCGAACACCCGATAGCCAGTCTGATCGCCGGTGTATACGGGCTGAAGACCCGGCACCGGACTGCCGGCGACCACGTACTTCACACCCAGCAGGTCGAGCGCGTTCGGGTTCGGGATGCCCGTCGATGGATCGAACAGGAGGTGTTCGAGATAATCCTGATACAGCCGGAGCTTCGCGCCGTGGTAGCCGCCGAGCGACTCGTAATGGAACGAAGGACGAGCCGTGACGGACGGGTGCCGGCCTTCGAGCGAGAGCACGCGGAAGTGCCCCGGCCCGCCGGCCTGCGCGACCTGGTCGATGAGGTACCGGTCAAAATCGTAGGTCTGGATCTGATCCTGCGACGAAGCGGCATCGACCAGGATCTCGCTGTTGAGATAACGCCGGTCCACCCCCCAGAGATCGACCACGACGAGCGCGGCAAAGAGGAATGCCCCGACGCCGGCGGGAATCGTCCCGCGGCGAACCAGCACGATGGCGCCCATCCCCAGCACCAGGAAGATCAGCGACCGCACGGCGTCTTCGCCGAACATGTCGCGCCGCTCCTGACTGGCATTCGTCAGATACTGGCGCGCCGCCTGAACGACGCGGGGGTCCGACGGCGACACGTTGTTGCCCGAGGCGATCTGCTGCACGGCCATCTCGTATTCGCCCGGCCGCTCGAACGAAAAAAGCGACGCCTTCCCGCCGAGCAGGACGACGAGGAACAGGATGACCGATCCGAACACGATAAACGCCGGCGTCTTCCAGATCGGCGTCGCGTCGGTTTCCTCCGTCATCACCCCGTGCAGTCCGATCGCGGCGAGCGCCGCCAGCACCAGCGCCACGATGCTCAGCCAGGTCTCCGGCACCCGGAACGCATCGAACATCGGGAAATGATCGAACATCAACCGGTTGAGCAGCGAAAAGTGTTCGCCCAGCGAAAACAGCGTCATCACCAGCGCGGCGATGCCGAGCGCGAGCACCTTGCGGTCGCGGTAGCGCCAGATCGCGAGGATCGCGAGGGCGATCACGAGGCCGCCCACGTAATGCGGACCGCCCGTCGAACCCTTCGGGCCCCAGTACGCCGCGGAGCCGCCAAAGGCGTGCGCCACGAGCAGCGTCAGCAGCTCGCCGACACCCTGGCTCCACCCCATCGCGTACGTCCAGTCCATCGTGCCCGGCTCGCCGCCGACTTCCGCGCCCCGGATCGTGTAGTTCTTGTATTCCGAGATCGCGAGGTAGGGATGCGCGACCATGAGGATACCGAGCACGCCGCCAAGCGCGAGCCAACCCGTCGATTTGAGAAAGCCGGCCCGATCGGCCGATCGCAGGGCGCTCACCCCTTCCACCACCCACCAGATGCCGATCACCCAGACCGCGTAATAGGTGATCTGGACGTGCCCGGCGCGGAGGTTGACCGCGAGCGCTATCGCGAACAGCAGCCCGCCCAGCAGGCCGGGGCGCTTCAAGGCGTAGGCAAAGGCTAGCACCAGCCAGGGCGCGAAGGCCAGGGCGATAAACTTGGAGTTATGACCGGCGGCGAGAATGACGGGCATGTAGGTCGTCAGACCGTAGGCGACGGCGCCGAATACCGAACTCCAGACGCTGCCCGTTAGAAAAAACG
Protein-coding regions in this window:
- a CDS encoding glycosyltransferase family 4 protein — protein: MRTYRVLFVYLSPTSFVRDDLEMLGRRVDLVPFHFDVERARTWRGFRRLWREQRQWLAREMPGADLVFGWFADYHMANPVLAGLRHAVPVAVSLGGYDAIHLPELGYGVYQSLWRAPLARYVLRNASMLLPVAEALICSENRFSAYPETRSFGVCAQAPDVRTPHRFMPTGYVPERWPIGPSRRTPSVTTVGLIDSEQTLRRKGIDLVVDAARAMPDIPFRVIGASDAMQAFIRDGLRAPANVTVEGQIPREALVHIYQQTAVYLQLSRAEGMPNVLCEAMLCGCIPVASRVFGNPAAVGPAGFLVDAPDAGAVAGAIRSALAADDGMRAAARRQIEQHFQRSHREARMMAAFEELIEGA
- a CDS encoding c-type cytochrome domain-containing protein, translating into MLVVLVLIALATSALSPSPAASPAGLVQEADAGPESPTPLVSRLLDIDPDNPSDWIVFFGRFHPLVVHLPIGLLLLAFLMEYLSRGKRFAELKPAVSFTLFLGALSAVGAVCAGLLLAASGDYGGDDIWWHKWLGIGVAALAVVAYIFKRKTLAPTPAPRSRTVYGASLFAAVLLLTAASHFGGTLTHGEGYLTSYMPEPFRSIAGIPPRDQAEAEIVIENLEEAAVYPDIIHPILDARCVSCHNPRKIKGELLLETPENIMKGGENGAILAAGDAAGSELFRRITLDENHDDHMPPSGRRPLTDDQIDLIGWWIDSGASFDHKVAQVEVPAKIQTILDRLTEKKDESLAIQVPPADADALAKLAELGVLAMPLSVETNLLQIQAINVRDAFGDEQMDLLRPIAEQIAWLNLGNTKVTDAGLATVESFVNLSRLHLEKTAVTDAGLAHLSGLQYLSYLNLYGTGVTDAGLTHLEPLKNLKALYLWQSGVTAEGADRLRAALPGIDINMGWELSTPEAETPPPTSTD
- the wecB gene encoding UDP-N-acetylglucosamine 2-epimerase (non-hydrolyzing) → MPHRRLVTVVGARPQFVKAAMVSRALARAGIAERVIHSGQHYDAAMSQVFFEELDVPRPDYDLGVGSGSHAAQTGRIMERLEEVLRSFRGPLAIQVYGDTNTTLAGAIVAAKLGHPIVHVEAGLRSFNRAMPEEINRIVTDRLSTLLCCPTENAVRHLASEGMVEGVHLTGDVMYDATRHFAARADERVDLERLIPFAPGEYVVATVHRAENTDDAPTLKRIFAGLGRLGVPVVMPLHPRTRARLGDFVPPETVLMIDPLGYLAMLKLLSHAQAVFTDSGGLQKEAFWLQVPCVTLRRETEWTETLAGGWNQLVGSDPAAIREAYQGITDAGKAPRHAFFAGPTESASNAVARHIGDLLRG
- a CDS encoding glycosyltransferase family 4 protein produces the protein MRSVLYIAYYFPPSGGSGVQRTLKFVKYLPASGWSPRVLTVAPESAAYPDLDPAMAGEVPASIDVIRTGAWDPYSWYGALSGKSKSDAVTVGFLSDKPPGRVERLARWVRANLFIPDARVGWVPYATRAGAAAIAAHRPDVLLTTGPPHSTHLIGRALHRRFGIPWVADFRDPWTDIDYLDALPMSAWASRRNRALEQSVLDEAQCVVTVSPAVQRAFAARTATPCVNIYNGYDEADFDQEPFPDTGRFVITHVGNMNADRNPHALWRALAALQNPDVEVRLVGNVDARVREEVSRLGLDGQVVYLPYMPHREAVRHVVSSQVLLLAVNRVRAANDIIPGKVFEYLASQRPVLVLGPPDGETAQIVLDAGAGAACDYEDVAGVTTSLQRWVAAWRDGTPARGATAEAAARYSRRAQAGELADLLTRLSMPR
- a CDS encoding YfhO family protein, encoding MASHKKKKSTAGAASKSSPVTPAAGSLAGPFQRPLYQHAMAIGLLVALSFTFFGAIHFSGKSLIAYDTVSWRAMAQSMISYEEATGDEALWATNAFAGMPGYLISTPEGAPQVDDIPRLLRGVIWPSSHLIVMLVGAYLLAFFLTGSVWSSVFGAVAYGLTTYMPVILAAGHNSKFIALAFAPWLVLAFAYALKRPGLLGGLLFAIALAVNLRAGHVQITYYAVWVIGIWWVVEGVSALRSADRAGFLKSTGWLALGGVLGILMVAHPYLAISEYKNYTIRGAEVGGEPGTMDWTYAMGWSQGVGELLTLLVAHAFGGSAAYWGPKGSTGGPHYVGGLVIALAILAIWRYRDRKVLALGIAALVMTLFSLGEHFSLLNRLMFDHFPMFDAFRVPETWLSIVALVLAALAAIGLHGVMTEETDATPIWKTPAFIVFGSVILFLVVLLGGKASLFSFERPGEYEMAVQQIASGNNVSPSDPRVVQAARQYLTNASQERRDMFGEDAVRSLIFLVLGMGAIVLVRRGTIPAGVGAFLFAALVVVDLWGVDRRYLNSEILVDAASSQDQIQTYDFDRYLIDQVAQAGGPGHFRVLSLEGRHPSVTARPSFHYESLGGYHGAKLRLYQDYLEHLLFDPSTGIPNPNALDLLGVKYVVAGSPVPGLQPVYTGDQTGYRVFEKVDVEPRAHFVGEVEVMQDYQQIWDRLRSASFDVGKTAIVETPLDLAPAPIDSNAVARVDLEVFSPREIRWSVETDAPRLLVVSEVYYPAGWTATIDGVEAPIEKVDYLIRGVVVPAGAHTVEMRFDPSSVRLGYTLSLIATLLTYGGVLALLGLGYVRTRR